The Drosophila teissieri strain GT53w chromosome X, Prin_Dtei_1.1, whole genome shotgun sequence genome has a segment encoding these proteins:
- the LOC122624675 gene encoding protein PELPK1-like, whose amino-acid sequence MNTNILQENHTEAMVPQPNILPENHTDVLVPEPTIPIQLGEPLGTDTGIPPIQQNLTVQPIDKVIKPRAPRKAPAKKVPPQESGTDIATEISPEREAAQNKPKPKPRAPRVPKEPKAPKVPKTPKVPKAPKVPKEPKAPKVPKEPKVPKVPKEPKAPKVPKEPKVPKAPKRKRKAPKEPRPCLTM is encoded by the coding sequence ATGAACACGAATATACTTCAGGAAAATCATACCGAGGCCATGGTGCCACAACCTAATATACTTCCCGAAAATCATACCGACGTCTTGGTGCCAGAACCCACTATACCAATTCAACTGGGTGAGCCCCTGGGAACTGATACTGGGATCCCACCGATTCAGCAGAATTTAACCGTACAACCGATCGACAAGGTGATCAAACCCAGAGCTCCCAGAAAAGCACCTGCTAAGAAGGTGCCCCCTCAGGAATCGGGCACGGATATAGCAACTGAGATATCGCCGGAAAGAGAAGCTGCTCAAAACAAACCGAAGCCTAAACCAAGAGCACCTAGGGTACCCAAGGAGCCTAAGGCGCCAAAGGTGCCGAAGACACCTAAAGTTCCAAAGGCACCCAAGGTACCGAAAGAACCTAAGGCACCCAAGGTACCGAAAGAGCCTAAGGTACCCAAGGTACCAAAAGAACCTAAGGCACCAAAGGTACCGAAAGAACCTAAGGTACCGAAGgccccaaaaagaaaaagaaaggcACCCAAGGAACCTAGACCCTGTCTAACAATGTAA